Part of the Paramisgurnus dabryanus chromosome 21, PD_genome_1.1, whole genome shotgun sequence genome, AAAATGGTGctgtaaaaaaacaatgtgttgtttaactctaggggagctgaaaaatcagcatattttcaaaaaaagtggtagTAAATTTTTACGGTAGTAAATTTACAAAACATCtccatgaaacatgatcttaaattaatatcctaatgatctTTAGCATTAaaaaaggcaattttctcattatttatatttttgcaccctcagattccaggtttttaaatagttgcatctcggccaaatattgtcctatcctaataAACCATTCAGATGATGTGTAAATCTCAATTGAACAAAATTGACCCTTACGATCTTGGTTTTTATGGTTCAGGGTcacataataaaaatgtaagcttgCAGAGAGGGTGCAGTGATTCATACCAAACCAAGTCGCTGCCTCTGATGCGCTGAGATTAAACTGAGATTCAAGAAATTTGGGGCCAAATGTGGACATCCCAGCTATAAGTGTTGCCTCTGTGGCCCCAGCCAGACACAGAAAGATGAAAGTAGGGTTCTTTAAAAGAAACAACATGGATCTAGAGAGAAAAGTGGAATAAAAAAGCACAAAAGATAAGaatgtttttacaaacttttacaCTGAAATGTAATCTAAATGTACGAAAAATGAAAGAGCAACTTAAACCACACATACTATAATTAATAACATACTAAAATAtaacaataaattattaaaatagtGTTTAATATGTTCATGTAGTTTTACTTACTTATACAGATGCATATAATAAattatggggtaattttcaCTATTCCTTTAAACGGCCTTTAAAAGTGGATGTTTGACAAAACTGCAGGAGGTTTCGTATTTCATTGTCCAAATAAAATCTACCAAATTAAAATCGACAGCCTGATCTTTTGAACATGGCAGTTTGTCGAGTTAGCAAGAGTGAAGCGTCAGTAAACTGTGCTAATTCTCTGTATTGCACAAAAGTCATCAAGGGACCCATAACATCTCTGAATTCGCTGAACTTCACAAACTAGATAATTACAGTCTTGGCCTTTTTCTGTCAAGAGTGTACAAATATACACATGACAGCTACTTTAATAGACAGCGTGATACTGTTTAACTAATGTGGCTGACAAACCACATACTGTGCATTTACATTTCTGCATGTTACAATAAAGTGCATTCACGGTCCTATACAAAGTATGTacagtaaaaataaatgtacttgTGTTTATATTGTACCTGGGCATGTCCTTTACGGTTTTGCCAAACTGAGGATCAGATGCTGTGACCTGGCTGCCATCTTTCAGCTGGTGAGCCTCAGAAACGCGCATGGCCACATATCTCTGAGAGCCTGCGTGATAGAGAACACAGAAAAAAAGGCAATAAGATACATACTGTTTGTGCTGTAAAGGTggactttttttaaatggtgcTTGTGAGTAGTACTGTACCTGGTAACTGGCGTGGGTAACCCAGTATAGGCAGAGCAATAAGCAGAGCTGCTGCCCCTCCTGCTAGAAAACCGATCCACCAGGCCCCAACCCACATTGGGTTCTCAGGAGTCAGCTCTGTCCTGATAGAGATAAACATTATCACAGTTATTTAAATTACACTGGCAGTCAAAAAGtgtcttgaagaggttttgctcataaatgcatgtaaaataaagtaatgtgaacttgagatttttatactgttggTAAGCTGCCCACTATGCGCTGCCCACACAGCTGGTGTGAAGGCACAATGGTCAAAAAAGCTGATGTTGGCTTTAGACTTTTGAACAGTACTGTATAGAATCAGTTTTCCCAGGTGACCTGTTAGTAGCCACTTACGTCTGGTCGATCTCTGTGTACATGTTGAGAAAGATTCCACCCAGCAGGTATCCGGCTGCTGGTCCCACAATGGCAGCCGTGTAGAAGATGCCTGGGAAAACACATCACATGTGAGGTCTACAATAGGTGTCTGTACCACCCTTTTACTGCCTGCCGAGTCATATAAAAAGCTGGTCTGGGTTCACACTGGTTCATGTTTTCTTAATTTTGATCAAAAGCCCATTGATCATCAAGTGAGATCCAGTTTGAATTTCCAGTGCCTATGTCTGAAGAGGAGGCAAGCAGGGCAGCAATTGTCTTCGATGGCCTTTGAAAATTGGACGGTGGAGAGAGAAACAATTGAAGGAGGTTTTATTGATGTCTGAGGTGGAAGCCAGTGGAGCATACTGATAAAGACAAAAGAAACGTCTAGGTGTGCCGATGAATGAATGGGACAAAATTACAGGGTTCACTGAGGTCATTCTGATGTGATATATAACATAATTCAAACGCATTTTAGTTGTGTGCTGTTAGACCGCCTACAGTTGACAAATAAAACGCACCCTCTGATAAAATTAAGTATAATTCAATTTTGTCACTATGTTAGCAGTATGACATCTGATGTATACTGTTGTGGTGTAAATGCACCAGTAATGTCTTTCAGATTTGCATagacattaattattttataaattccTCCTCACAGGTCTTGCTACACTTACTACAATAAAAGCTTGTTTGGTTGTTCATAGTGAAACAGAGGCTCTATTATACTCTCGCAatgcgacgcaagtgtcttttgctggTTTCAACCCGgcacaattataattttcacgtttagcgccacgttgtttaaatagcaaaatgcatttgcgcccaattttgccaaggtgtgttcaggtgcattgttggcgcgttgctattttgaggccatctaaaacctggtctaaagacgatggcacaatattgtttttgttatttaatgagcgcgttAGTAATATAAACAGGACGACATCACGCATTTGGTtatcacatggatgcgcagcagcacataaacgttttaaaatatgaaaaatctaaggatttaaatgtaaaagattattattgagtctcttggacgcAAATGAGAactgattatgagacgttagaaagtgtaaagagctgcttcacctgtagccaagtaagtaagtaaatgttttgctttaaacaaatgcaaatattgcatatatgtgacccgtcacggaaaccagggacgcaagtcggcagcacaagtttcgagaaaatgagaaacaaagtttttttttcaaaatttgtgattttcgttttattgcagaatctgttagttgagatcacgaagaagcctctccatgtttgagatagtagtttttgtatatttaaaagcgtacattttgcggttaaaataggcttgtttttccggagattctagcgtgcagcggggggcgtcattgtctgtgtgtatatttacatactgtataagcttttgttttcgcctccgcccccaaaaagaacagcgtgactactaaataaggatagttcgcccaaaaatgaaaataatgtaattaatgactcacccttatgtcgttctaaactcggatgacctccgttcatcttcggaacacagtttaagatgttttatcgttagatttagtccgagagctttctatccccttcattgaaaatatatgtatggtttccatgtccagaaatgtaataaaacatcatcaaagtagtccatgtgacatcagtgggtcagtaagattgtgttgatgcatcgaaaatatagtttggtccaaaaatagcagaattacgactttattcagcattgtcttctcttcaggctcgagcgtgaagtcacgtgactgtagtgggctgccctgttcctcagacatgtttgctaagttttttttttcaaacttatagcgtgcgtctccccagactgtaaagctcgggcgcacaaaacaaaagaaaaataaaagaagctggggcggaacaaataacagtcagccgcatcgtacgtcagccgcatcactgactttatgcggtgCCGCAGtaggatgacgtcaaagtaccgcgagagcgctTCAAGAAATCtcacggagtagtttaatttcgactcgctctcgcggtactttgacgtcatctctatgtcagttcttgcagcgcagcatgagtccaaacacacagaagttacacagatatcgttgtattcttcatataattggctacatgttttgtctatcaatattttccacgaagtcattggctgatggaggaacgagcgagccattggtaacatctctaaaggatgtcacgttttcgacggcgctgtttggatgatctattattaTACTTCCctattatataaatgttttgaggcgcACTCTCTTTAAAAttgaatcaattactctccctacataatttattttataaaacactgttgatatatgtattctagaggcttagacctttccaataatatatagtttgttgtgATATACATAAAATTTATATAGAAAAAATTGACGTAACTTAGGTGTCCCGTGAGCGGGACAGCGCCACTTAAGGagtttaaatacaaactttgaaggcgggttcatgtgtttaaaggagtgtaagctcatatacccttacatgttacgatttaaatagtcttcagattgtatattatattgtattaccagacattcatgcgaaatctgatgtaaacaatctatatttcacggattatacgcatttgtggacaaatatggtcattggataatctgaaacagaccggattcgacttgtgatccccacaaaggtaaaaagagtcatgtttatttttgcgtgttgtcatttggtcataaaatactacatatgtaGTATtaggttttacagggggcatggcttagctaaatgagatgtaaatgagccctttTGTCTctcccagctgaaaagaagagtccctttcgtctcgattttctcggtttgagtatttctgagttcctatattcaaatggccacaacttctccaaatcttatcaaaTTTCCATGTGtcacacatcgttggaaagcttagaaactgcactttcagaatatgtgaataactcaaaatgcccagatccgacttgtgtccctactttccgtgactggtcacatatatatatttttttaatgctacccacggatttattgtatataataactttgtaactgtggatatggtgagatgagaaccaTTTTTAAGCAATGCTTTTAAAAGCACTCACGGGGCTGTCCAAGAGCTGAAGGCTCTCCAcacatttgtaaattctttatctcttgtttgttacaaataaagtatttttaaagtacaaaccttttttttgcatatttgtgatACTTGAGATAACATAGATCATGTAGGCTATCCATTCATTTACAGCAATTGAAAGCCTGCTAATTTTACTTCTTTCTCCACTTATTTTTTCAAATTCCGCTTCctaaatagggattaggcaTTGCGCCAGgtgcaacttgcttttaaaggggatgaaagctgagactctcattggtttattgcacgttacgcccaaaacacatcCATCACTtattacgagaataggaacagCCCATTTAGGCAGTGCACTTGGCACCTAAACTATTTTTCtcatcgttaaattagcaaaaggtAAATCGGACACGCCCGTTTAGACCGTGCACTTTAGACAATGCTCTtatattgttaaaatagggcccagaGAGTGTCAATAGTCAGTCATTACAAACATTAGTCTAATGCACCATTTAAGAAAGCCTGTTTTGAATGAAAGAAAGATTTTTTGAATGCTGAAAGATTGACGCAATTGGTCTGTGAGTTAAATCATTTTTGTCCtaaaatcataaataaaaagTGTTAACAACCTATTACCATCATGTATTTACACACGGCCATTTGTGACTTGCCATCTGCCATGTGTGTCTTTGAAATCCAGGCTGAGGTCGGGtaatctaattttgagattaggagcatcaaagtgtGATTTCACTCAtggatttcactttaatttcaatctttctCAGTCAATATTACAGAAATCAAGCTTATATTTTCAAAGAATGTTCTTTATGcaagatgattttatgttaaaggaatagtctactcattttcaatattaaactatgttattaccttaactaagaattgttgatacatccctctatcatctgtgtgcgtgcacgtaagcgctggagcgggctgcgacacttcaatagcatttagcttagccccattcattcaacgtttttcctatttaagacgagtagttatacgagcaagtctggtggtacaaaataaaacgtagcgcttttctaagcggatttaaaagaggaactatattttatggcgtaataacacttttgggagtacttcgactcgcctgaaaaatccgctccccttctacctctcataatgggagagggagggtgttactgcgccgagttgaagtactcccaaaagtgctgttccgccatacaatatagttcctcttttaaatccgcttagaaaagcgctacgttttattttgtaccaccaaacttgctcgtataactactcgtcttaaataggaaaacgttgatgtgtttggtcacttctaactttatctctgattggtaACATTGAATGAAttgggctaagctaaatgctatcgaagtgtcgcagcgcgccccagcgcttacgtgcacacacacagatgatagagggatgtatcaactcttcttagttaaggtaataacatagtttaatattgaaaatgagtagactattcctttaacagtaTATCACAAAAAGGGTTTTCACAGACATACCCTTTTTTCCTAAAAATAAGTATAGTGTTCAAGGGTCACTCACCTATATATACAGGTGCGTAGTTTGACTTCACATTCTCATCTAAGTATGTGACCCCAAGTGTGTACAAAGGAGTCGCACCAACACCATGAAGAAACTGGCCCAGCATAAAGACGAATCGGTAAGCCGAGAGCCCGCCTTGCTCGTCGTCACATGTCTCCGTGTGATTGCCCGAGCAAAGTCCCATGCGCTCCGGAACTCTCACCTGATACGCCGGCGTAGTAAAATGGGGCAGGGCAAAGACCAGTGACCCCAGTGCCATGATCAGCACACCCCAGCCCAGCCATCGTGGCTTATGGCCAGTACCACCAAAGTAGCTTACAAACGTCAGGCACACACAAGCGGCGATGTCGTAGGAGCTGGCGATAAGTCCTGCCTGAACggacaacacaaaaacacatttcattAGTAAGGTTAAGAAACATCATCATCTGTAGCATTCGGGGAAAATTTAATGCACACTGAAAACTGACCTGGTAGCTGCGCAGGTCGAAGCGTCTTTCGATTGAGGTGATGACAGTGTTGATAAAGCCATTGATGATCATGCCTTGGAGGAAGGAGGCCACACAGAGGAAGAAGAGAACCCAGCGTGGAGTATTGAATGTCTGGATAAACCGGGGAGTCAGTGCTCCCCATCCACACAGATTTTCTGTGACCGTGGGGACAAACTTTACTCTAAGTGGTGGCTCTGTGAGATCAATGCCGAGTTTGCCAGTGTTTTGGATTATGGTGCTGGCATCTTCGAATGGACTTCTTGGACCAGAGCCCTGGGACTCCACAGGGCTTGGAGTATCTAGATTGGGTCCCGGGCGGCTGTTATGTAAATCCAGAAGCTCTCGTCTGGAGCTAAAGGAAGTGTCATTGTTCAACAGGTGGGGCATGGCCCCAAGGGGGGCACAGTTAGGGACTTGTAAAAATGAATCAGGAAATACTTTACACAGTAAAGCTTGATTCTGTGTCCAGCTGTGCACAGTTGAAAAGATGTCTGCCCAAAGATGTTTCCAGTTTATACTGAGGATGGCCAAAGTCCAAAAGTGTACTTCTTGTAAAGCTTAATTCTGTAAAGAGGTGGAAGAGAGAGACAGTTTAAGTTTAGGTATATTTAACCTTAATAAACCATTACATTATTTATGCAACTTTAATTATGAATCCACAGAAAGAGGGAATCGAGTGCTGATTTTTGAAGTTAATAACTTCTGTTGGATCGCTCAATGAGCAAAAGAACCCCCCAAACAGTAATGAGCAGGGATTATATCAGATTTTTAAAAAGCGAGACCACAAacataacaacaacaaccaaaAATTTACAATTTAGCAACTTTGTAGTGCTCCTCAAACAACGGAAGTCTCGGCTGTAACAGGAAATCTTGCGATGTCTCTAGCTGTCAAACATGACTTaacagtaaacaaacatggcgGACGATGGGCATAAGGATTAATACCATGTTATATTAATATTGCACTTTAAACTGTGCCTGCTGTGCTATGACTGTGGTTGTTATGTTTTATGTAATGTCTTTTATCAGCTCGTTTTCTGATTGGGTATCGTGGGACAATCTACAGCGTGTTTGCGTGTTTGTCCTCAGGTCCTCCTCACACAACAGGACTTCTGAtcataaatgaagagtttggttccaaaatgcgatAAATACCTTTTTAcaaggtcagtattaaaaagttaattcttaattttacgcaaaaatccacaatccgccatgttattctgtcatcataCACACAGAATCCAGTTTTCCTCATCAACTTCCttcttcgtgatcaacaaacaaacaaaaacaaaataatacttttgatggcattgataaacctgtagTGGTTTTCTGCAACGGGGAAGAAacataagccatcaaaatcgaataatgTACAACACTCGGGAGACAGAAAAATGgtggctgttgcttgttctcctgacagcatcaagcttctgtcatgctaacacattgaccccagaggatcttatgaaaaacctgacattattttactcgaagccaacgaaaattgagcaggaccaaaacattttacagctgattgctgtcaaaaaagttcagcgacaacTTCCCAAGGATAACCGCAGCAATAACAGTGTAatatgttttgattaatgccattaatgttattttttaatcagtgtataccacttgccaactaaatgaatataacatgtcaaagatgaatgcacatttatatattgattcaatagatttatagcattttggaaaaaaactttttataaaaaatctttgaaaatcaaattatgaatttgaatttttaattttattataatCTACAGATGCTATGTCAaagtttttaacagaaaattgtgttttttatcttgtcattttcttggtatagaaaacacgtttttaccaaaattagacaaaatggatttattgtattttGGAACAAATCTCTTCA contains:
- the slco4a1 gene encoding solute carrier organic anion transporter family member 4A1; translation: MPHLLNNDTSFSSRRELLDLHNSRPGPNLDTPSPVESQGSGPRSPFEDASTIIQNTGKLGIDLTEPPLRVKFVPTVTENLCGWGALTPRFIQTFNTPRWVLFFLCVASFLQGMIINGFINTVITSIERRFDLRSYQAGLIASSYDIAACVCLTFVSYFGGTGHKPRWLGWGVLIMALGSLVFALPHFTTPAYQVRVPERMGLCSGNHTETCDDEQGGLSAYRFVFMLGQFLHGVGATPLYTLGVTYLDENVKSNYAPVYIGIFYTAAIVGPAAGYLLGGIFLNMYTEIDQTTELTPENPMWVGAWWIGFLAGGAAALLIALPILGYPRQLPGSQRYVAMRVSEAHQLKDGSQVTASDPQFGKTVKDMPRSMLFLLKNPTFIFLCLAGATEATLIAGMSTFGPKFLESQFNLSASEAATWFGYMVVPAGGGGTFLGGYIVNKLNLRCRGIIRFCMVCALVSLSAIFIFLLHCPNVPMAGVTVPYNSNLKNHHYSAPYLQTEIHNSSISELGNLTVSCNVGCHCVKELFNPVCGADGVMYFSPCHAGCSSINHTYSAKGRQVYSGCSCVAGNVSWDEVGFAEEGKCVSSCNHMPAFLSFLFVVIFFTFLCSIPALTATLRCVPDSQRSFGLGIQWIVVRTLGGIPGPIAFGSMIDISCLLWEEKCGEYGSCYLYHNSSMSQYSLIAGIIYKVLGSLFFLLAAVLYKPPPESPQTSCESTDTSGQDRDLPIKHVPAEIITNPHAQL